The Chrysemys picta bellii isolate R12L10 chromosome 12, ASM1138683v2, whole genome shotgun sequence genome has a segment encoding these proteins:
- the LOC135972174 gene encoding tripartite motif-containing protein 10-like, whose protein sequence is MAARGGIKDLQEAVICSICLASFNDPVILKCGHNFCRSCITQYCKDSKVSPRYSCPECREPFREGEFQPNRLLRNVVEIAKKIPEPGGEKTCEKHKALLQLFCEVDQTLICLVCRESRSHKDHAVLPLDEAAQDYQEQIRSRLESLKKERDEILSYKSSGENTSQELLKQLETERQKIVAEFQRLRQFLEEQERLLLAQLEELNKEIEKRRDEYVAKVSEELSSFSSLISEMEQKCQQPACDFLQDIKGTLSRCEREKFQNPVAFSSDLKWRIWESSQRNASLETIMKKFTDSLSSKPQWDKANVILDRHTAHPELIVSADQRSVRWGTRQNLPKKPERFDNWTCVLGCEGFTSGRHYWEVEVEAEGRGFCAVGVARESVRRKGRISLNPEQGIWAVQCSEDRYWALTSSDDLIPFPPSGTPRRIRVYLDYEQGQVAFFDAGTRDLIGTFPPASFAGERIRPFFCAVGVSMRLTLCP, encoded by the exons ATGGCCGCAAGAGGGGGGATAAAAGATCTCCAAGAGGCTGTTATCTGTTCCATTTGCCTGGCTTCTTTTAACGATCCAGTGATTCTCAagtgtgggcacaatttctgccgaTCCTGCATCACTCAGTACTGCAAGGACTCCAAAGTCTCCCCCCGGTattcctgccctgagtgcagagaACCGTTCCGGGAAGGGGAATTCCAGCCCAACCGGCTGCTGAGGAATGTAGTTGAAATAGCCAAAAAAATCCCAGAGCCAGGGGGGGAGAAAACTTGTGAAAAGCATAAGGCACTTTTACAACTCTTCTGTGAAGTGGATCAAACTCTCATCTGTCTGGTGTGCAGAGAGTCCCGCAGTCACAAAGACCACGCCGTGCTTCCTCTCGATGAGGCTGCCCAGGATTACCAG GAACAAATTCGGAGCCGTTTGGAGAgtttgaagaaagagagagacgaGATTCTGTCGTATAAATCGAGTGGGGAAAATACAAGCCAGGAACTGCTG AAACAGCTGGAAACtgagaggcagaagattgtggCTGAATTTCAGCGACTGCGTCAGTTtctggaggaacaagagcgactcctgctggcccagtTGGAAGAGCTGAATAAGGAAATTGAAAAGAGGAGGGATGAGTATGTTGCCAAAGTATCTGAGGAACTATCCTCTTTCAGTTCCCTGATCAGTGAGatggagcagaagtgccagcagcCAGCATGTGACTTCCTGCAG GACATCAAAGGCACCTTGAGCAG ATGCGAGAGGGAGAAGTTTCAGAACCCAGTGGCCTTTTCTTCTGACCTGAAATGGAGAATCTGGGAATCTTCTCAAAGAAATGCATCTCTGGAGACCATAATGAAGAAGTTCACAG ACTCACTGTCATCTAAACCTCAGTGGGACAAAG CGAACGTGATTCTGGATCGACACACGGCCCATCCCGAACTCATCGTGTCTGCGGATCAGAGAAGTGTGAGATGGGGCACACGGCAGAATCTGCCCAAAAAACCTGAGAGATTTGACAATTGgacctgtgtgctgggctgtgagggattcacctcgggCAGAcactactgggaggtggaggtggaggcagaggggaggggattctgtgctgtgggggtggccagagagtctgtgaggaggaaAGGACGGATCAGCCTTAACCCTGagcaggggatctgggctgtgcagTGCAGTGAGGATCGGTACTGGGCTCTCACATCCTCTGATGATCTCATCCCCTTCCCCCCGAGCGGTACACCCCGCAGGATCCGGGTGTATCTGGACtatgaacaggggcaggtggcGTTTTTCGATGCTGGTACCAGGGACCTGATCGGCACTTTCCCGCCGGCCTCTTTCGCCGGGGAGAGAATCCGCCCGTTCTTCTGTGCTGTTGGTGTTAGTATGCGGCTCACCCTGTGTCCCTGA